GTGGAAGCTCCGGCTCGTCCCGGTTCCCGACACCATCACCGTATTCACGGCGAGCCGGACCGGGCCGGTCGAGCTCGTCGCCGGGCTGGTCCACCGGTGGCAGTTCGTCGGACCCAACCTGCCCGACGACTTCTACCTCTCCGTCTACCTCCCGACCGGCGGCGGGTCGTCGCCGGACAGCAACGTCTCCGTCTCGTTCACAGGCCAGGTGCTGGGACCGAAGCGCCGCGCCATGGCCGCGCTGCGCCGGAGCTTCCCGGAGCTAGGGCTGGCCGCGTCGGAGCTCGCCGAGACGAGCTGGCTCGACGCTACCGCCCAGTTCGCCggcctcgccacggccgccgacCTCCCGGACCGGCGACTGGGGTCCAAGCAGTACTCCAAAGGCAAGTCCGACTACGTGCGGTCGCCGATCCCGCTCCACACCATGGCCGGCATCGTCCGGTACCTCGCGACGGGGCCGCCGGAGGGCGGGTGCGTGATCCTGGACCCCtacggcggcgccatggcccGGGTCGGGAGCGGCGCCACGCCGTTCCCGCACCGCGCCGGGACGCTCTACGGCGTGCAGTACCAGGTGTACTGggacgaggacgccggcgaggccgccCCCGTCGGGTGGCTCCGGTCGCTGCACTCGTTCATGGCGCCGCACGTGTCGAGGGCCCCCCGGGGCGCGTACGTGAACTACCTGGACCTCGACCTGGGCGTCAACGACTggacggtggcggccggcgggtcgtcggaggcggcggtggcgcgcgcgcgggcgtcgTGGGGCGCCGCCTACTTCGGGGACAATTTCGACCGGCTCGTCAGGGCCAAGACGGCCGTCGACCCCGGGAACGTGTTCAACAACGCGCAGAGCATTCCTCCTTTGGTCAATGTGTAACCTTCAAAGCTGTAATTGGCAATCTGTCTGATATCTGAATCTTCATTTGGAAGAGCTTCTGTCATGGCCGTATGGCTTGGGATGCAGTATGGCTTGACATGGCCGTAGCTTTCAGCCTTCCGTATTTCAAGCTATTggcttgttttttcttctgtcAGCAGCTTGTAAATTGAAGCCTCTTCCATTGGCACTTTGGAATCGAAGCTGTGCCCCCAATTCAGGGTTGTTCCTAGACGGCAGCTTCAGCAGGATAGGACGCCGCAGGTGCAGGCGCTCGGGTGCTCTAGAAGATCGGAATCACCGTGGCTTTTGAAAACTCACTTGTGCTTGCTCCCCCCAATCTTCTGTGTCTGGAAAAAAGAGGCCATGTaaaaaagaacaagaagttGAGCAGCTTCTGGAAATGGAATCAGAAATCTGCTTGTCGGATCGGACTCCTGTAGTTTGTGTCTGGAGAGTCCACAACTAAATGGGCCGGCCCACCAAACGATTGGCGCCTATGTTTTTGGTGGTTGGGAATGTGGGGGGAGTATGTAACTGGGCTGGAGCGGTCTAGGCCGCGGGGTATTGGGCTTGGGCCGAATGCCGGTTATACCACTGTAACTCTGTGCGTAGTGTGTACTGTATACTCCAACTTTCCCTAGTCAAATCGCTTAGGATTTTTACCGCCGCACAGCATCTCTCTGTAGGAATTTACCATACTGTACATTGCATCCGTTTCCTGTAATAAAGTAGTGGGCGTCACTGTGCGCGCCGCGCCAAGCCTCGAAAGCGACGCCGCGATCATGGATCGTGCTGAAGCGATCGGCGAGTGGAAAAGCTCTCCGTGGAAGGAAAGCTTAAAAGGTGGTGGCGATGGAAGAAGAGGCTTGTGGAAGACGCCTGCCTGCTCATGTCTCGTCTGGTTTTACCTGCGCGTCTCTTTCGCCTCGCCCCCGCCTAGCTTTTTCCGCTTTGCGTCGCGATGAGCTTTTTGACAGCACGTGAGGCTGCGacgagagaagagaagagggacCTGTACCGGTGTCCAGAGGCGGAGCCAGGATTTCAACTTAACCcctatataaaaaaaaattatgctaCCTATGCTTGTCTAATTATATAGGTGTTGGACACTGTTACTCGACTAATGCACTTAGGCAAACAGCAGCAACTAAAAATATACATGTAGACCCTCGTGCTCCGCGccaaagcggcggcggcgtcgccatcGGATTCGGCCGGTCGGTCCACGAGGCGAGAGCGCCGCCCCCGGCCGTGGATCGCGCATCCGACGGCTTCGAGGCCGGGGCGCCGTACACGCCGTCGGTCGGGGATGGGTGACCACGGCCGGCGCACTTGGCCG
The genomic region above belongs to Setaria italica strain Yugu1 chromosome VI, Setaria_italica_v2.0, whole genome shotgun sequence and contains:
- the LOC101763155 gene encoding reticuline oxidase, producing MGSISIAALALLVPLFLSLHQTTCSAVGAGDDAARNLSSCLTSHGVTTFSLPSSPTYAALLNSSIRNLRFALPGVGKPAAVVLPSSKHGLRAAVLCARAAALAVRVRSGGHSYEGLSYTTENRVPFAVIDLAGLSRVRVDGGSATAWAEAGATLGELYHAVGTSSRTLAFPAGSCSTIGLGGIVSGGGFGLLSRKHGLAADNVLDAVLIDPSGNILTRDTMGDDVFWAIRGGGGGSWGVVYAWKLRLVPVPDTITVFTASRTGPVELVAGLVHRWQFVGPNLPDDFYLSVYLPTGGGSSPDSNVSVSFTGQVLGPKRRAMAALRRSFPELGLAASELAETSWLDATAQFAGLATAADLPDRRLGSKQYSKGKSDYVRSPIPLHTMAGIVRYLATGPPEGGCVILDPYGGAMARVGSGATPFPHRAGTLYGVQYQVYWDEDAGEAAPVGWLRSLHSFMAPHVSRAPRGAYVNYLDLDLGVNDWTVAAGGSSEAAVARARASWGAAYFGDNFDRLVRAKTAVDPGNVFNNAQSIPPLVNV